In one Stieleria sp. JC731 genomic region, the following are encoded:
- the acnA gene encoding aconitate hydratase AcnA — protein sequence MSSDPFNVRDQFETGEGKATIYRLSKLQDAGLGQIDRMPFSIRVLLESVLRNCDGFSVSEQDVKNMAAWNAADPAKQELPFKPYRVVLQDFTGVPAVVDLAAMRSAMQRIGGDPNKINPLIPVDLVIDHSVQVDYFGSDSSLAKNVEIEFERNRERYEFLKWGQQAFDNFGVVPPNVGIVHQVNLEYLARVVALVDTADGPVAVPDSLVGTDSHTTMINGLGVLGWGVGGIEAEANMLGQPLYMLMPEVIGFELTGQLPSGATATDMVLRVVEILRAEGVVGKFVEFFGDGMNAMSVADRATIANMAPEYGATMGFFPVDNLTLEYLRQTGRSKSSIELVERYCKEQGLFRNDGDSPLNYTKTLSLDLSTVEPSLAGPKRPQDRIALAGMKEAFNESLTAPVGKTGFGLEPSALDRKGTVENNGQSTEITHGAVVIAAITSCTNTSNPSVMIGAGLLAKKAAERGLKVASHVKTSLAPGSRVVTDYLNKAGLTEALDQLGFNTVGYGCTTCIGNSGPLPEPVAKAIKQGDLVASAVLSGNRNFEGRVNPLTKANYLASPPLVVAYALAGTTDIDLNTEPLGQGSDGSDVFLKDVWPTAEEIRDTIKTSIDPEMFTKEYGAAVAGNELWNKIDAAEGAIYPWSDDSTYIHHPPFLDHVTKDADPKIAPIEGARCLVLLNDSVTTDHISPAGAIASDGPAGSYLQDSGVPVVEFNSFGSRRGNDRVMVRGTFANIRIRNQLAQGTEGGYTRYLPTDEVTSIYDASMRYQSEGTPLVVLAGTEYGTGSSRDWAAKGTMLLGVKAVIAASYERIHRSNLVGMGVLPLEFAEGQTWQKLGLNGEETFDIPDLSEELEPRSTISVTATAANGDVTKFDCIVRIDTPVELQYYRNGGILPTVLRNLADI from the coding sequence GTGAGTTCTGACCCGTTTAACGTACGCGATCAATTTGAAACCGGTGAAGGTAAAGCAACGATCTATCGATTGAGTAAGTTGCAAGATGCGGGTTTAGGTCAAATCGATCGGATGCCATTTTCGATCCGAGTCCTGTTGGAGTCGGTGCTGCGGAATTGCGATGGATTTTCCGTTAGCGAGCAAGACGTCAAGAACATGGCGGCCTGGAACGCAGCCGACCCAGCAAAGCAAGAACTTCCTTTCAAGCCATACCGTGTTGTCCTTCAAGACTTCACCGGCGTCCCCGCGGTCGTCGACCTTGCAGCGATGCGTTCGGCGATGCAGCGTATCGGAGGTGATCCCAACAAAATCAACCCGCTGATTCCCGTTGACTTGGTCATCGACCACAGCGTTCAGGTTGATTATTTCGGCAGCGATAGCTCGCTGGCAAAGAACGTCGAAATCGAATTCGAGCGAAACCGCGAACGCTACGAATTCTTGAAATGGGGCCAACAAGCATTTGATAACTTCGGTGTTGTCCCACCTAACGTGGGAATCGTTCACCAAGTCAACTTGGAATACCTCGCTCGCGTTGTCGCGTTGGTCGACACCGCTGACGGACCTGTTGCGGTTCCCGATTCGTTGGTCGGTACCGACAGCCACACCACGATGATCAACGGCCTTGGCGTTTTGGGCTGGGGCGTCGGCGGTATTGAGGCCGAGGCAAACATGTTGGGCCAGCCGCTATACATGCTGATGCCCGAAGTGATCGGCTTCGAATTGACAGGGCAGCTGCCATCGGGTGCAACCGCCACTGACATGGTTCTGCGAGTCGTCGAAATCCTGCGTGCCGAAGGCGTTGTCGGCAAGTTTGTGGAGTTCTTCGGCGACGGCATGAACGCGATGAGTGTTGCTGACCGCGCAACGATCGCGAATATGGCTCCCGAATACGGTGCCACGATGGGCTTCTTCCCCGTGGACAACCTGACGCTTGAATACCTGCGTCAAACCGGACGAAGCAAATCTTCGATCGAACTGGTTGAACGATACTGTAAGGAACAAGGCCTGTTCCGCAACGATGGCGACTCGCCATTGAATTACACCAAGACACTGTCGCTGGACCTTTCGACGGTCGAACCAAGTTTGGCCGGGCCTAAGCGTCCGCAGGACCGTATCGCACTGGCCGGAATGAAAGAGGCCTTCAACGAATCTTTGACCGCTCCGGTAGGAAAGACCGGATTCGGATTGGAGCCTTCGGCACTCGATCGCAAAGGCACTGTCGAAAACAACGGTCAATCGACCGAAATCACTCACGGTGCTGTGGTCATCGCCGCAATTACATCGTGTACCAACACCAGCAACCCATCGGTGATGATTGGTGCCGGTCTGTTGGCCAAGAAAGCTGCCGAACGCGGTTTGAAGGTTGCTTCTCACGTGAAGACTAGCTTGGCACCGGGCTCGCGCGTTGTCACCGATTACTTGAACAAAGCCGGTTTGACGGAGGCTCTGGATCAACTCGGATTCAACACCGTCGGCTACGGTTGCACCACGTGCATTGGCAATAGCGGGCCGTTGCCTGAACCGGTTGCCAAGGCAATCAAACAGGGTGACTTGGTCGCGTCTGCCGTACTGAGCGGCAACCGTAACTTCGAAGGTCGCGTCAACCCGCTAACCAAAGCCAACTATTTGGCCAGTCCGCCACTTGTGGTCGCTTATGCTTTGGCCGGAACGACGGATATCGATCTCAATACCGAACCGCTCGGACAGGGTTCTGATGGCAGCGACGTATTCCTGAAAGATGTCTGGCCGACTGCCGAAGAGATTCGTGACACGATCAAGACTTCGATCGATCCAGAGATGTTCACCAAAGAATACGGTGCTGCCGTTGCTGGCAACGAGCTTTGGAACAAAATCGATGCCGCAGAGGGCGCGATTTACCCCTGGAGTGATGACAGTACCTACATCCATCATCCGCCATTCTTGGATCACGTTACCAAAGATGCCGATCCAAAAATCGCTCCGATCGAAGGTGCCCGCTGCCTGGTATTGCTGAATGATTCCGTAACGACCGACCACATTTCGCCAGCCGGTGCCATCGCCAGCGACGGACCTGCCGGAAGCTATCTGCAAGATTCAGGCGTCCCCGTTGTCGAATTCAATAGCTTTGGATCACGTCGCGGAAACGATCGCGTGATGGTTCGCGGAACCTTCGCAAATATTCGAATTCGCAACCAACTGGCCCAAGGCACCGAAGGCGGATACACACGGTATTTGCCAACCGACGAGGTCACCAGCATTTACGACGCATCGATGCGGTACCAATCCGAAGGCACACCACTTGTGGTGCTCGCTGGCACCGAATACGGAACCGGCAGTAGCCGCGACTGGGCCGCCAAAGGCACCATGCTTCTCGGCGTTAAAGCCGTGATCGCGGCCAGCTATGAACGTATTCACCGCAGCAATTTGGTCGGGATGGGCGTTCTGCCTCTGGAATTTGCTGAAGGACAAACTTGGCAAAAGCTGGGACTCAATGGCGAAGAAACCTTCGACATCCCAGACCTGTCTGAAGAACTTGAACCTCGTAGCACTATCTCTGTCACTGCAACGGCCGCGAACGGTGATGTGACGAAGTTCGACTGTATCGTCCGAATCGATACACCTGTCGAGTTGCAGTACTACCGAAACGGTGGCATTCTTCCGACTGTCCTCCGTAACCTCGCAGACATTTAA
- a CDS encoding scaffolding protein, giving the protein MSDIHARYNEVEKFIDDEQYEEAIEGLTEIVGMDEDFVLGHLALSRVYTKTGQHDLAIQHGEKACELEPNDPFNYTAMSVTYQRAWAGTQDQQYIVKAEDAKAKASMLRSQG; this is encoded by the coding sequence ATGAGTGATATTCACGCACGGTACAACGAAGTCGAAAAGTTCATTGACGACGAACAGTACGAAGAAGCGATCGAAGGATTGACTGAGATCGTTGGGATGGACGAAGACTTCGTGCTAGGCCATTTGGCGTTGTCTCGTGTCTATACCAAAACCGGTCAGCATGACCTTGCGATCCAGCACGGCGAAAAAGCATGTGAACTGGAGCCCAATGATCCCTTCAACTACACCGCAATGAGCGTGACTTATCAACGCGCATGGGCGGGAACCCAAGATCAGCAGTACATCGTCAAAGCCGAGGACGCGAAGGCGAAGGCATCGATGCTGCGTTCACAAGGCTAA
- a CDS encoding ABC1 kinase family protein, giving the protein MKITAIPQLYRNLRRWREILAVLQRYGLADWLSQHQRLPFSQWYKDHRGTPLSQFSREERVRMVLTDLGPSFIKLGQILAARPDLVGLSISEELKKLRVDVRPDSIETVRKSLAAELGDDYEVHFRSIEPTPLACASIGQVHRAVLNDGRYVVIKVQRAGLEKIVKQDIELLGGLADLAERVETLAAWRPSDVVRQLAPMISRELDFSRERQTLEHFCEWTQRHDSKVVIPRPVPELCTRRVLVMDELVGRSLADMLQEQKEARANETPNGIAINRNGTENPMRLDAAKCEQFGQTIADVYLAMIFEEGLFHADPHTGNLFCLEDGRLGILDFGMTGRLDDSLRENIEDMLLAISGGDQNRLIRLIRRVGETPPTLDESALAIDVADFIGTYGSQSIEQFDLTGALNALTDILHHHSIKLPNQSALLLKMLISLEGTLSELGVRFDSMKVVQSLAQKTMMRRLSPQRRLRQARRIYLEAENFLESAPDEVISMMQMVRRGEARLTLEHQKLSPSVNRLVLGVMASSVFVGSSLMLSQRVPPMLQLNLWLVQLEPISLFGLLGVMGSITVMLWLMLAIAQSGHLTRDNDD; this is encoded by the coding sequence ATGAAAATCACCGCCATCCCACAGCTGTACCGAAACTTGCGTCGTTGGCGTGAGATTCTGGCCGTATTGCAGCGATACGGGTTGGCCGATTGGTTAAGCCAACACCAACGTTTGCCCTTTAGCCAGTGGTACAAGGATCATCGCGGGACTCCGCTGTCACAATTCAGCCGTGAAGAACGTGTGCGAATGGTACTGACGGACCTGGGGCCGTCTTTTATCAAGCTGGGGCAAATTCTGGCAGCACGCCCCGATTTGGTCGGCCTTTCGATTAGCGAAGAACTGAAAAAGTTGCGAGTCGATGTGCGACCGGACAGCATCGAAACAGTTCGAAAGTCACTGGCCGCTGAACTGGGAGACGACTACGAGGTCCACTTTCGGAGCATCGAGCCAACGCCGCTCGCTTGCGCATCGATTGGGCAAGTTCACCGCGCGGTCCTCAATGACGGCCGGTACGTCGTCATCAAAGTCCAACGGGCTGGGCTTGAAAAAATCGTCAAGCAGGACATCGAACTGCTAGGCGGTTTAGCAGACCTGGCCGAACGCGTTGAGACACTAGCCGCCTGGCGTCCCTCAGACGTTGTCCGCCAATTGGCTCCGATGATTTCCCGCGAGCTGGATTTTAGTCGGGAACGGCAGACGCTGGAACATTTCTGCGAATGGACGCAAAGACACGATTCCAAAGTCGTCATTCCAAGGCCAGTTCCAGAGCTATGCACACGACGCGTCTTGGTGATGGATGAGCTTGTTGGCCGGTCGCTGGCGGACATGCTGCAAGAACAGAAGGAAGCTCGAGCGAACGAAACTCCGAACGGCATCGCAATCAATCGCAACGGAACTGAAAACCCGATGCGTTTAGATGCCGCTAAATGTGAACAGTTCGGACAAACGATCGCTGATGTCTATCTCGCGATGATTTTCGAAGAGGGATTGTTTCATGCCGATCCTCATACAGGGAATCTATTCTGCCTAGAGGACGGACGGCTTGGGATTCTCGATTTTGGCATGACTGGCAGACTCGATGATTCCCTTCGTGAAAACATCGAAGACATGTTGTTGGCGATCTCCGGTGGAGACCAAAACCGGTTGATTCGCTTAATCCGCCGCGTCGGTGAAACACCACCAACATTGGACGAATCGGCACTGGCGATCGATGTTGCAGATTTTATCGGCACCTATGGCAGTCAGTCGATCGAACAGTTCGACTTGACGGGTGCACTAAATGCGTTGACTGACATCCTGCATCATCATTCGATCAAGCTGCCGAACCAATCAGCGTTGCTACTTAAAATGCTGATCTCGCTCGAAGGCACGTTAAGCGAACTCGGCGTGCGGTTCGATTCGATGAAAGTTGTGCAGTCGCTTGCACAAAAGACCATGATGCGTCGCTTGAGCCCACAACGACGATTGCGTCAAGCGCGGCGGATTTATCTTGAGGCCGAAAACTTTCTCGAGTCCGCACCGGATGAAGTGATCTCGATGATGCAAATGGTTCGGCGTGGTGAAGCCAGACTGACCCTCGAGCATCAAAAGCTCAGTCCCTCTGTCAACCGACTGGTGCTTGGCGTGATGGCAAGCAGCGTGTTCGTCGGATCATCGTTGATGCTGTCGCAACGAGTCCCGCCGATGTTGCAGCTCAACCTTTGGCTAGTGCAACTCGAACCGATCAGTCTGTTTGGGTTGCTCGGCGTTATGGGCAGTATCACAGTCATGCTGTGGCTGATGCTCGCGATCGCACAGAGCGGACATCTAACGCGCGACAATGACGACTGA